In Mycteria americana isolate JAX WOST 10 ecotype Jacksonville Zoo and Gardens chromosome 5, USCA_MyAme_1.0, whole genome shotgun sequence, one DNA window encodes the following:
- the LOC142410710 gene encoding SERTA domain-containing protein 2-like produces MLGRGLKRKLSDYEENMAGLSSAFDSSRNLSYPLKRQLVLNMCLTKLQTYKMLVEPNLHRSVLIANTVRQIQEEMRQESNQQPVNVCPGITPSSHSYAGMETSGISLQLPSGISQQESNCCDLRSVEDPIENSLLIVSDDDMSSAISSILKDLDFVEDISPPTCLVPTGDDQPKFPENTGLKLEDDRQDLKGAECVFGSFEISNSTSYLKDLAIDDIFEDIDTSMYDSDFCCPPLMPPRPPSLATEEPLKTFPSCNSSSASNIQICRTDLSELDHIMEILVGS; encoded by the coding sequence ATGTTGGGGAGAGGTCTAAAACGCAAGCTGAGTGACTATGAGGAGAACATGGCTGGTCTCTCGAGTGCCTTTGATTCCAGTCGAAATCTGTCATATCCGCTTAAGAGGCAGTTGGTGCTTAATATGTGCCTCACCAAGTTACAGACGTACAAAATGCTGGTGGAACCGAACTTGCACCGCTCTGTCCTCATAGCCAACACAGTACGGCAAATTCAAGAGGAAATGAGACAAGAGAGTAATCAGCAGCCAGTTAATGTCTGCCCTGGCATTACTCCTAGTTCTCACAGCTACGcagggatggagacatctgggatTTCTCTTCAGTTGCCTTCAGGTATTAGTCAGCAAGAGTCTAACTGTTGCGACTTGCGGTCTGTAGAAGACCCAATTGAAAATAGCCTGCTGATAGTTTCAGATGATGATATGTCATCTGCTATTTCATCCATTCTGAAGGATTTAGACTTTGTAGAAGATATAAGCCCGCCTACTTGTCTGGTTCCTACTGGAGATGACCAGCCAAAGTTTCCAGAAAATACCGGTCTAAAACTAGAAGATGATAGACAGGATTTGAAGGGAGCTGAATGTGTGTTTGGTTCCTTTGAGATTTCAAATTCAACTAGTTACTTGAAGGATTTGGCAATAGATGACATTTTTGAAGATATTGACACTTCAATGTATGATTCAGACTTTTGTTGCCCTCCACTAATGCCGCCCAGACCACCATCTCTTGCTACAGAAGAACCATTGAAAACCTTTCCATCTTGTAATTCTTCTTCAGCAAGCAACATTCAGATATGTAGAACAGATCTGAGTGAGTTGGACCACATCATGGAAATTCTCGTTGGATCCTGA
- the CLBA1 gene encoding uncharacterized protein CLBA1 — MQNVSLVESLTSTDTLHWMSLKDLAIDTGDASLDESDCNSNERTNNQEIIDLEVMQQSLPAGNGKGRSCEGFSESSYSTSEPSGSWGDFEGFRESLDKSERFSHNLEVLVKSTKTSRVNTDFSSRHCGTSAGHFCSEPSLHSGTQEASSSLNEANHSYEDIFKLGFPEVFVSQSRDSIRSLDQVLDTNNEDVGIPELTNNQLSIDSGNIWRTLRDFGNTPSLRHPWSKSHCQENLLSVLGIDANQKDFLESQDDIFEESNVKDNEDFRIDGFSTNDCKALIQTKLSVSPDSRHGHLFTCNLFLKTTSSNGNMQYITMPRKKHIFATQNLKMKFFSSDVC; from the exons atgCAGAACGTGTCACTAGTAGAAAGTCTTACTAGTACAGATACATTGCACTGGATGTCTCTAAAAGACCTGGCCATTGACACAGGTGATGCATCTCTTGATGAAAGTGACTGTAACTCGAATGAAAGGACAAATAATCAAGAAATTATTGATCTTGAAGTAATGCAGCAAAGCCTCCCTGCGGGGAATGGCAAAGGGAGAAGTTGTGAGGGGTTTTCTGAGAGCAGTTACAGTACCTCAGAACCCAGCGGTTCCTGGGGTGATTTTGAAGGCTTCAGGGAGTCCTTAGACAAATCGGAGAGGTTCAGCCATAATCTTGAAGTTTTGGTGAAGTCCACAAAAACTTCAAGAGTTAATACAGACTTCAGCAGCAGACATTGTGGCACTTCTGCTGGTCACTTCTGTTCTGAGCCATCTCTACACAGTGGGACACAGGAGGCTTCGAGCTCTCTAAATGAG GCAAACCACAGCTATGAGGATATATTTAAGTTGGGCTTTCCAGAAGTCTTTGTATCACAGTCCAGAGACAGCATAAGAAGCTTAGATCAAGTACTTGATACAAATAATGAAGATGTTGGGATTCCTGAACTTACGAATAATCAACTTAG cATCGATTCTGGAAACATATGGAGAACACTTAGAGACTTTGGTAATACCCCCAGTTTAAGACATCCCTGGAGTAAATCTCATTGCCAAGAAAACCTATTGAGTGTTCTTGGAATAGATGCAAATCAAAAG GACTTTTTGGAGAGCCAGGATGACATCTTTGAGGAATCAAATGTTAAAGATAATGAGGACTTCAGAATTGATGGATTCAGTACTAATGACTGCAAAGCCCTGATCCAGACAAAG CTTTCTGTATCACCGGATTCCAGACATGGTCATCTTTTCACCTGTAACCTCTTTTTGAAAACCACATCATCAAATGGAAACATGCAATATATAACAATGCCAAGGAAGAAGCACATTTTCGCTACACAAAacctaaaaatgaaatttttcagtaGTGATGTTTGTTGA